A single Epinephelus fuscoguttatus linkage group LG13, E.fuscoguttatus.final_Chr_v1 DNA region contains:
- the LOC125899193 gene encoding olfactory receptor 142-like produces MPVCTGLNETTNHRAVLFSLTLLCYLFTLLANVTLIVIIILDKNLHEPMYILLCVYCMNGLYGTAGFYPKFLWDLLSPVHVISYAGCHVQALVMYSFACSDLSILAVMAYDRYAAICRPLEYHCIMSTQRLLMLVCFSWLAPFCIIGTNIILASRLKLCSPFIARLFCVNWMIVKLACFPADTMVNGIVAYITIIIYVFHGFFIVWSYMYLIKTCVNSIENRRKFMQTCVPHLTSLLTFLVTIVFDVMNMRFGSKDLPQTVQNFIEIQFLVISPVINPLIYGFKLTKIRNRFLHALTFKNKY; encoded by the exons ATGCCAGTGTGCACAG GTTTAAATGAGACAACGAACCACCGAGCTGTTCTCTTCTCCCTCACTTTACTGTGTTACCTTTTCACTTTGCTGGCAAATGTTACTCttattgtcatcatcatcttgGATAAGAACCTGCATGAACCAATGTATATTCTATTGTGTGTGTACTGCATGAATGGGCTTTATGGGACAGCAGGTTTCTACCCCAAGTTCCTCTGGGATCTGCTTTCTCCTGTTCATGTTATCTCTTATGCTGGATGCCATGTTCAGGCTCTGGTAATGTATTCATTTGCCTGCAGTGATCTGTCTATTCTTGCAGTCATGGCATATGACAGATATGCGGCTATATGTCGACCCCTAGAGTACCACTGTATTATGTCAACGCAAAGACTCTTAATGTTAGTGTGTTTCTCCTGGTTAGCACCTTTTTGCATTATAGGCACAAATATTATTCTGGCATCTAGATTAAAGTTATGCAGCCCATTTATCGCCAGGCTTTTTTGTGTGAACTGGATGATTGTTAAACTTGCTTGTTTCCCAGCTGATACTATGGTTAATGGTATTGTTGCATACATTACAATAATCATTTATGTCTTCCATGGTTTCTTTATAGTTTGGTCCTATATGTATCTCATCAAAACATGTGTGAATTCAATAGAAAACAGGAGGAAGTTCATGCAAACATGTGTGCCACATTTAACCTCCTTACTCACCTTCCTTGTAACAATAGTTTTTGATGTCATGAACATGCGATTTGGTTCAAAAGATTTACCTCAGACTGTTCAAAACTTTATCGAAATACAATTTCTTGTCATATCCCCCGTTATAAATCCTCTTATTTATGGTTTCAAATTGACAAAAATTCGGAACAGATTTCTGCATGCTcttacttttaaaaacaaatattaa